From one Treponema denticola genomic stretch:
- a CDS encoding coenzyme F420-0:L-glutamate ligase, with product MKKFVGTTSRGLIAPIIREGDDIASIAAETLLNAAKAENFTIKDKDILSVTESIVARAQGNYATADDIATDIKAKFGNSCIGLIFPILSRNRFAVCLEGIARSKNKLIIMLSYPSDEVGNHLIDPDVFEDSDVNPWTNSFTREEFRSKFGDHKHKFTGMDYIEYYDSIIKKHNPESFVILSNDPKKIIEYTDSVLACDIHTRNRTKKLLKKAGAKIVLGLDDILSSPVNGSGFNSDYGLLGSNKSGEDRVKLFPQNAQVIVDKIQAIIKEKTGKTIEVMVYGDGAFKDPIGKIWELADPVVSPAYTKGLEGKPNEVKLKYLADNNFKDLSEEEQKKKIAEYIEKHQKETASHIDSMESQGTTPRRLIDLIGSLSDLTSGSGDKGTPIIFIQGYFDKYTG from the coding sequence ATGAAGAAATTTGTAGGAACTACATCCAGAGGTTTGATTGCTCCGATAATCCGCGAGGGGGATGACATAGCCTCAATTGCAGCTGAAACCCTTTTAAATGCCGCAAAAGCCGAAAACTTTACAATAAAAGATAAGGATATTCTTTCTGTTACGGAGTCCATAGTAGCCCGTGCACAGGGAAACTATGCAACAGCTGACGATATAGCAACCGATATAAAAGCTAAATTCGGAAACTCATGTATAGGCCTAATTTTTCCTATTTTAAGCCGAAACCGTTTTGCGGTTTGTTTGGAAGGCATAGCCCGCTCAAAAAATAAACTCATCATTATGCTAAGCTATCCCAGCGATGAGGTAGGAAACCACCTGATTGACCCGGATGTTTTTGAAGATTCCGATGTAAACCCATGGACAAATTCCTTTACAAGAGAAGAATTTAGAAGCAAATTCGGAGACCACAAGCATAAATTCACAGGAATGGACTATATAGAATATTATGATTCGATAATTAAAAAGCATAATCCGGAATCCTTTGTAATCCTATCCAATGATCCCAAAAAAATAATAGAATACACCGATTCGGTTTTAGCCTGTGATATTCATACACGGAATAGAACAAAAAAACTTTTAAAAAAGGCCGGAGCAAAGATAGTTTTAGGCCTCGATGATATTTTAAGCAGTCCTGTAAATGGAAGCGGCTTTAATTCGGATTACGGACTTCTGGGTTCCAATAAATCCGGAGAAGATAGAGTAAAACTCTTCCCTCAGAATGCACAAGTTATTGTCGATAAGATACAGGCTATAATAAAAGAAAAAACAGGAAAAACCATCGAGGTTATGGTTTATGGTGACGGAGCTTTTAAAGACCCGATAGGTAAAATTTGGGAGCTTGCCGATCCGGTTGTTTCGCCGGCTTATACAAAGGGACTTGAAGGCAAGCCCAATGAGGTAAAATTAAAGTATTTGGCAGACAACAACTTCAAAGACTTAAGTGAAGAAGAGCAAAAGAAAAAAATCGCCGAATATATTGAAAAACATCAAAAAGAAACCGCCTCTCATATAGACTCTATGGAGTCGCAAGGAACTACACCAAGGCGGCTTATAGACTTAATCGGTTCACTTTCAGACCTTACATCGGGAAGCGGCGACAAGGGAACCCCTATAATATTTATACAGGGATATTTCGATAAGTATACAGGATAA
- a CDS encoding LTA synthase family protein — translation MCIREKIEFTNKKEKKKQAFLGSLFVLLYSFLIMLIIWLLGVFPHAQIDQLIFTAVTPIDGTSSEILLSFYLKALVIPIILSLINLVLILKEVKLVLKTKKGKTYRLFPVLIRRPHLYAAIYLCIILGYSQYKFGYIQYVYYKLSPPTDLYETNYIDPSKVEFSFPQKKRNLIILYLESMEITATSKEFGGLSRYDLIPELRGIAEQNLSFSHCEKLGGGTQVMGTSHSIASLTSLNMGVPLILNLPSFDSSSLKISSLNTSSIKIDNFMEGGYGLGDLLYDNGYNLVFSMASQKDFGCLGNLLINHKNFKVQDYFYFVENGRIPQGYNVWWGFEDEKLYQFTREDLMELSKEDKPFAYIFFTADTHSPHGYADEKCPNIYFEKIHNVYAGASKKAYDFVEWAKTQDFYENTTIVILGDHLYMGGDLYLPTVKLQDRHPYNAFINSAKTTDKNKNRLFTTFDLFPTIVESMGIEFNAKGLGLGRSLFSGEKTLLEEKGLKKLNSEIEKPSIFYEEKLMKKH, via the coding sequence ATGTGTATAAGAGAAAAGATTGAATTCACAAATAAAAAAGAAAAGAAAAAACAGGCTTTTTTAGGAAGTCTCTTCGTGCTTTTATATTCTTTTCTTATAATGTTAATAATTTGGCTTTTGGGAGTTTTTCCTCATGCCCAGATAGATCAGCTTATCTTTACAGCCGTAACACCCATCGACGGTACAAGCAGTGAGATCCTTTTAAGTTTTTATCTAAAAGCCCTTGTAATTCCGATAATCCTATCATTGATAAATCTTGTTTTAATCCTAAAAGAAGTAAAGCTTGTTTTAAAAACAAAGAAAGGAAAAACTTACCGCCTCTTCCCTGTTTTAATAAGAAGGCCCCATCTTTATGCGGCAATTTATCTATGTATTATTCTAGGATACAGCCAATATAAATTCGGGTATATTCAATATGTTTATTATAAATTAAGCCCGCCGACAGACCTTTATGAAACTAACTATATAGACCCCTCAAAGGTAGAATTTTCCTTTCCTCAAAAAAAGAGAAACCTTATAATCCTCTACCTTGAATCGATGGAAATAACTGCTACATCAAAAGAATTCGGAGGCTTATCCCGTTACGATCTTATTCCCGAATTACGCGGGATAGCCGAGCAAAACCTTTCATTCAGCCATTGTGAAAAATTGGGCGGAGGCACCCAGGTTATGGGAACCTCACATTCCATAGCCTCCCTCACTTCCCTAAATATGGGAGTTCCGTTAATTTTAAATCTCCCTTCTTTTGATTCATCTTCTTTAAAAATTTCATCCTTGAATACTTCCTCAATAAAAATCGATAATTTTATGGAAGGAGGTTACGGACTCGGAGACCTTCTATACGATAACGGCTACAATCTTGTATTCAGTATGGCATCACAAAAAGATTTCGGCTGCTTGGGTAATTTGTTAATAAATCATAAAAATTTTAAGGTTCAGGATTATTTTTACTTTGTTGAAAACGGAAGAATCCCTCAAGGCTACAATGTTTGGTGGGGCTTTGAAGACGAAAAGCTTTATCAATTTACACGGGAAGACCTTATGGAACTTTCAAAAGAAGATAAGCCTTTTGCCTATATTTTCTTTACTGCCGACACACATTCTCCCCACGGTTACGCCGATGAAAAATGCCCTAACATTTATTTTGAAAAAATACACAATGTATACGCCGGAGCATCAAAAAAAGCCTATGATTTTGTAGAATGGGCTAAAACTCAAGACTTTTATGAAAATACCACAATAGTCATTTTGGGAGATCACTTGTACATGGGCGGCGATTTATACCTGCCTACCGTCAAACTACAAGACAGGCATCCCTACAATGCCTTTATAAATTCTGCAAAGACAACTGATAAAAACAAAAACCGGCTGTTTACGACATTCGATCTTTTCCCCACAATTGTAGAAAGTATGGGCATTGAATTTAATGCCAAGGGCTTAGGCCTAGGCCGCTCTTTATTTTCGGGAGAAAAAACTCTTCTTGAAGAAAAAGGCTTAAAGAAACTTAACTCCGAAATTGAAAAACCTTCAATCTTTTACGAAGAAAAGCTGATGAAAAAACACTGA
- the vapB gene encoding type II toxin-antitoxin system antitoxin VapB: protein MICTKVFTSGNSQAVRIPKEFHIDFSELLIKKIGSSIILTPKESNWENLERSLSEFSDDFMTEGRSQPAMQEREVF from the coding sequence ATGATTTGTACAAAAGTATTCACAAGTGGAAATAGTCAGGCTGTAAGAATACCTAAAGAATTTCATATTGATTTTTCTGAATTATTAATCAAAAAAATCGGTTCATCAATAATCCTAACACCAAAAGAAAGCAATTGGGAAAATCTTGAGAGAAGTCTTTCTGAGTTTTCTGATGATTTCATGACAGAAGGAAGAAGTCAACCGGCAATGCAAGAAAGGGAAGTTTTTTAA
- the vapC gene encoding type II toxin-antitoxin system tRNA(fMet)-specific endonuclease VapC codes for MYLLDTNICIFLIKNKNLYLKKKIFNCKKEELFLSSITIAELEYGVSKSQFREKNRHALLNFCSDFTNIIDFTTEDTETYGMIRAYLENKGVPIGPFDTQIAAQGLARNLTVVTNNIREFSRIPGLKVEDWTKE; via the coding sequence ATGTATTTGCTAGATACAAATATCTGTATTTTCCTCATAAAGAATAAAAATCTATATTTAAAGAAAAAAATATTTAACTGTAAAAAAGAAGAATTATTTCTTTCTTCCATTACAATTGCTGAGTTGGAGTATGGTGTTTCAAAAAGTCAATTTAGAGAAAAGAATCGCCATGCTCTTCTGAATTTTTGTTCCGATTTTACTAATATAATAGATTTTACGACAGAAGATACAGAAACATACGGAATGATTAGAGCTTATCTTGAAAATAAAGGGGTTCCGATTGGACCTTTTGATACACAGATTGCTGCTCAAGGTTTAGCAAGAAATCTTACTGTGGTTACAAATAATATAAGAGAATTTTCCAGAATACCTGGACTAAAAGTCGAAGACTGGACAAAAGAATAA
- a CDS encoding tRNA-dihydrouridine synthase family protein yields MNLISAPMAAITHSAFRRLTACFKEPDEYFSEMIHAPSAISGGGFEKWYFKADPSPEKLVWQITSPDEDAAAACVPLLLRYGGFGIDLNMGCCAPQIVNTGAGFAWMKKPLSQATSLVNKVKKAALLYDEQKSGPQTEPIRLSVKLRLGEEENYDRLLSFCKMLVSEGVDLITLHPRTQKQKYSRPCKHEYTARLASDLSVPVYGNGDINSLESLKKVSSKYPCSGWMIGRAAVQKPWIFYELSKGVLKNGIAEDKDKKIEIDLLKTAELFLSFLREEQPQEFYLTRAQRFFAFFCDNFSFAHHIKSKVLNCKNLDDMLHNLSDYLEEVPEDRLIRL; encoded by the coding sequence ATGAATTTGATATCGGCACCCATGGCTGCAATAACTCATTCTGCTTTTAGAAGGCTTACAGCCTGCTTTAAGGAACCTGATGAGTATTTTTCGGAAATGATACATGCTCCCTCGGCTATTTCAGGCGGAGGTTTTGAAAAATGGTATTTTAAGGCAGATCCATCGCCTGAAAAGCTTGTTTGGCAGATTACAAGCCCTGATGAGGATGCCGCTGCTGCTTGTGTTCCTCTTTTGCTTCGGTATGGAGGTTTCGGCATTGACCTAAATATGGGCTGCTGTGCCCCGCAGATTGTAAACACCGGAGCCGGTTTTGCGTGGATGAAAAAGCCGCTTTCGCAGGCGACCTCATTGGTGAACAAGGTCAAAAAAGCTGCCCTCTTGTATGATGAGCAAAAGTCCGGGCCGCAAACGGAGCCTATCCGCCTTAGTGTAAAACTGCGTTTAGGCGAAGAAGAAAACTATGATAGGCTTTTATCCTTTTGTAAGATGCTTGTTTCGGAAGGAGTAGACCTAATTACCCTCCACCCCCGCACCCAAAAGCAAAAATATTCAAGGCCCTGTAAACATGAGTACACAGCCCGCCTTGCCTCCGATTTAAGTGTTCCCGTTTACGGTAACGGAGATATAAATTCCCTTGAATCTTTAAAAAAAGTTAGCTCAAAATATCCTTGTTCCGGCTGGATGATAGGACGGGCTGCCGTGCAAAAACCTTGGATTTTTTATGAACTTTCAAAAGGTGTTTTAAAAAACGGAATCGCCGAAGACAAGGACAAAAAAATCGAAATAGATTTATTAAAAACAGCAGAGCTCTTTTTAAGTTTTTTACGGGAAGAGCAGCCTCAAGAGTTTTACCTTACAAGGGCTCAAAGGTTTTTTGCTTTTTTTTGCGATAATTTCAGCTTTGCCCACCACATAAAAAGCAAGGTTCTAAATTGTAAAAACTTAGATGATATGCTTCACAATTTAAGTGACTACCTTGAAGAAGTGCCCGAAGACAGACTCATAAGGCTTTAG
- a CDS encoding rhomboid family intramembrane serine protease, with the protein MKYLRKPFKYTYKNAVLVIALINAGVFVLTSLFKNLSAYLGLVPILVVESQTYWQFFTYQFVHGDFFHLAFNMLALFFFGVPVERKIGTKEFILYYLLIGTIDGVLSFLVYAATGFYIISLVGASGAIFGVLLLYAVIYPNSVVYLWAVIPVPAPLLILGYAVIELISIFSVGDGVAHLTHFIGLLAGWVYIRIRFGIKPLKVWNSTGR; encoded by the coding sequence ATGAAGTATTTAAGGAAACCTTTTAAATATACATATAAGAATGCCGTACTTGTAATAGCCCTGATAAATGCCGGTGTTTTTGTTCTTACAAGTCTTTTTAAAAATTTGAGTGCATATTTAGGGCTTGTACCTATCCTTGTAGTGGAATCACAAACTTATTGGCAGTTTTTCACTTATCAATTCGTTCATGGGGACTTTTTTCATTTGGCATTTAATATGCTTGCTTTATTCTTTTTCGGCGTTCCCGTAGAACGCAAGATTGGAACAAAGGAATTTATACTTTATTATCTTTTGATAGGTACAATTGATGGGGTCTTGAGCTTTTTGGTATATGCTGCAACAGGATTTTATATTATTAGCCTTGTAGGTGCATCAGGAGCGATTTTTGGAGTTTTGCTTTTATATGCCGTAATTTATCCAAACTCAGTGGTCTACCTTTGGGCTGTGATTCCTGTGCCGGCACCTCTTTTAATTTTAGGTTATGCCGTAATCGAATTAATAAGCATTTTTTCCGTAGGTGACGGAGTCGCTCATTTGACGCATTTTATAGGACTTCTTGCCGGCTGGGTATATATAAGAATCCGTTTCGGAATAAAGCCTCTTAAAGTCTGGAATTCAACGGGACGGTAA
- the dgcA gene encoding diguanylate cyclase DgcA, whose product MKRQVKIMKTIPNKKLLKKALHAGNCKKYTNKILHQEKEIFDLKQLLQISKSLNSVLEFDRLIEAILYIVMAQLKTLGAAIFTKKSFDDSSFVLNRDHYGFDIIRDAQYSINVDHPLINFLDKSDSGYTPDEISKNIKTDKIVKDLFSLNPSFFVPLKAKNRMIGFLLLGEKMESAHQFTDYEKNIIENIASLAAIAINNSQLLEMTTTDIMTHLKLKHYFFTILMECLYTINSSGEKKDTLSILMIDIDFFKNINDTYGHAAGDIVLEEVAKIIKACTRNVDTAARYGGEEFVVMLNNTPPTAAMTVAERIRKLVEDKIILYDGQNIKVTISLGVSSYNFDLEPAKSIVERADKALYESKQNGRNRVTLSEKNLPKA is encoded by the coding sequence ATGAAAAGGCAGGTAAAAATTATGAAAACAATTCCAAATAAAAAATTATTAAAAAAAGCATTACATGCAGGGAATTGTAAAAAATACACAAATAAAATTCTTCATCAAGAGAAAGAAATTTTTGACTTAAAACAACTATTGCAAATTTCAAAAAGTTTAAATTCGGTTTTGGAATTTGACCGCTTGATTGAAGCGATATTATATATAGTTATGGCTCAGCTAAAAACCCTTGGAGCTGCAATTTTTACAAAAAAATCTTTTGATGATAGTAGTTTTGTATTAAATAGGGACCATTACGGTTTTGATATAATCCGCGATGCGCAATACTCTATAAATGTAGATCATCCTCTTATAAATTTTTTGGATAAATCGGATTCAGGATACACTCCCGATGAGATAAGTAAAAACATAAAAACGGATAAGATAGTAAAAGACCTATTTAGCCTTAACCCTTCTTTTTTTGTACCCTTAAAAGCAAAAAATAGAATGATAGGCTTTTTGCTTTTAGGCGAAAAAATGGAAAGTGCTCATCAATTTACGGATTATGAAAAGAATATTATAGAAAATATAGCCTCCTTAGCTGCTATAGCCATAAACAATTCTCAGCTTTTAGAAATGACTACAACCGACATAATGACTCATCTAAAACTAAAGCATTACTTTTTTACTATTTTGATGGAGTGTCTGTATACCATAAATTCTTCAGGTGAAAAAAAAGATACTCTTTCAATTTTGATGATTGATATAGACTTTTTTAAGAATATAAACGATACTTATGGTCATGCTGCCGGAGATATTGTTTTAGAAGAAGTTGCAAAAATAATAAAAGCATGCACAAGGAATGTAGATACGGCTGCAAGGTACGGCGGAGAAGAATTTGTAGTAATGCTTAATAATACTCCGCCGACTGCTGCTATGACTGTAGCCGAAAGAATCAGAAAACTTGTTGAAGATAAGATTATACTTTACGATGGGCAAAACATTAAGGTTACAATCTCTCTAGGAGTATCAAGTTATAACTTCGACCTTGAACCGGCAAAGTCTATAGTTGAAAGAGCTGACAAGGCCCTATATGAATCCAAGCAAAATGGAAGAAATCGTGTAACATTATCTGAAAAAAACTTGCCTAAAGCTTGA